One Camelus ferus isolate YT-003-E chromosome 27, BCGSAC_Cfer_1.0, whole genome shotgun sequence DNA window includes the following coding sequences:
- the ZNF710 gene encoding zinc finger protein 710 isoform X1, with protein MKGYSPSARERQVLASDSACARASSDALLASRHGMEGFMDSGTQTDAVVVLSLAQAAVLGLVSENELFGATISAEAFYPDLGPELSGAALGEPGPPGPDVYQLACNGRALEEPAEEEVLEVEAAFEKHTRRKTRPPVRLVPKVKCEKVEEEEEQEVFEVSVPGDDKDAGPAEALAEVASGGCEALVQSSAVKMIDLSVFSRKPRTLRHLPRTPRPELDVAPYDPHFPDPARDGFPEPSMALPGPEALPAECGFEPPHLAPLSDPEAPTMESPEPVKPEQGFVWQEAGEFEADAAGSTVERHKKAQLDRLDINVQIDDSYLVEAGDRQKRWQCRMCEKSYTSKYNLVTHILGHNGIKPHSCPHCSKLFKQPSHLQTHLLTHQGTRPHKCQVCQKAFTQTSHLKRHMLLHSEVKPYSCHFCGRGFAYPSELKAHEVKHESGRCHVCVECGLDFSTLTQLKRHLASHQGPTLYQCLECDKSFHYRSQLQNHMLKHQNVRPFVCTECGMEFSQIHHLKQHSLTHKGVKEFKCEVCGREFTLQANMKRHMLIHTSVRPYQCHICFKTFVQKQTLKTHMIVHSPVKPFKCKVCGKSFNRMYNLLGHMHLHAGSKPFKCPYCSSKFNLKGNLSRHMKVKHGVMDIGLDSQDPMMELTGPDPSELDSQQEMEDFEENAYAYAGVDSSAEASVLTEQAMKEMAYYNVL; from the exons CGATGCTCTCCTAGCCAGCCGCCACGGGATGGAGGGCTTCATGGACTCAGGGACACAGACGGATGCCGTGGTGGTGCTGTCCTTGGCTCAGGCCGCTGTGCTGGGCCTGGTCTCAGAAAATGAGCTCTTTGGAGCTACCATAAGCGCCGAAGCCTTCTACCCAGACCTGGGGCCGGAGCTGTCTGGGGCAGCCCTCGGGGagcctgggcctccggggcctgACGTCTACCAGCTGGCCTGCAACGGGCGGGCCCTGGAGGAGCCAGCagaggaggaggtgctggaggtGGAGGCAGCCTTTGAGAAGCACACCCGGCGGAAGACACGGCCCCCCGTGCGGCTGGTGCCCAAGGTCAAGTGTgagaaagtggaggaggaggaggagcaggaggtcTTCGAGGTGTCCGTGCCTGGTGATGACAAGGATGCAGGTCCAGCAGAGGCCCTGGCTGAGGTGGCCAGTGGCGGCTGCGAAGCCCTGGTGCAGAGCAGCGCCGTCAAGATGATCGACCTCAGCGTCTTCAGCCGCAAGCCCCGGACGCTGCGGCACCTGCCCCGAACCCCGAGGCCAGAGCTGGACGTAGCCCCTTATGACCCCCACTTCCCTGACCCGGCCCGGGATGGCTTCCCTGAGCCCAGCATGGCACTGCCCGGGCCGGAGGCCTTGCCCGCAGAGTGTGGTTTTGAGCCGCCCCACTTGGCCCCGCTGAGCGACCCCGAGGCCCCCACCATGGAGTCCCCGGAGCCCGTGAAGCCGGAGCAGGGCTTTGTGTGGCAGGAGGCAGGCGAGTTCGAGGCGGACGCGGCTGGCTCAACGGTGGAACGCCACAAGAAGGCCCAACTGGACCGGCTGGACATCAACGTGCAGATCGACGACTCGTACCTGGTGGAGGCGGGTGACCGGCAGAAGCGCTGGCAGTGCCGCATGTGTGAGAAGTCCTACACTTCCAAGTACAACCTGGTGACGCACATCCTGGGCCACAACGGCATCAAGCCGCACTCGTGCCCGCACTGCAGCAAGCTCTTCAAGCAGCCCAGCCACTTGCAGACGCACCTGCTGACGCACCAGGGCACCCGGCCCCACAAGTGCCAGGTGTGCCAGAAGGCCTTCACTCAGACCAGCCACCTCAAGCGCCACATGCTGCTGCACTCAGAGGTCAAGCCCTACAGCTGCCACTTCTGTGGCCGCGGCTTTGCCTACCCCAGCGAGCTCAAGGCCCACGAAGTGAAGCACGAGAGCGGCCGCTGCCACGTCTGCGTCGAGTGTGGCCTGGACTTCTCCACCCTGACCCAGCTCAAGCGCCACCTGGCCTCCCACCAGGGCCCCACCCTCTACCAGTGCCTCGAGTGCGACAAGTCCTTCCACTACCGCAGCCAGCTGCAGAACCACATGCTCAAGCACCAGAACGTGCGGCCCTTCGTGTGCACGGAGTGCGGCATGGAGTTCAGCCAGATTCACCACCTCAAGCAGCACTCGCTCACCCACAAG GGTGTGAAGGAGTTCAAGTGCGAGGTGTGCGGCCGGGAGTTCACCCTGCAGGCGAACATGAAGCGGCACATGCTGATCCACACCAGCGTTCGGCCCTACCAGTGCCACATCTGCTTCAAGACCTTCGTGCAGAAGCAGACCCTCAAGACCCACATGATTGTACACTCGCCCGTGAAGCCATTCAAATGCAAG GTGTGTGGGAAGTCCTTCAACCGCATGTACAACCTGCTGGGCCATATGCACCTGCACGCGGGCAGCAAACCCTTCAAGTGCCCCTACTGCTCCAGCAAGTTTAACCTCAAGGGCAATCTGAGCCGGCACATGAAGGTCAAGCACGGCGTCATGGACATCGGCCTGGACAGCCAAG ACCCCATGATGGAGCTGACCGGCCCCGACCCCTCCGAGCTCGACAGCCAGCAGGAGATGGAGGACTTCGAGGAGAACGCCTACGCCTACGCCGGCGTGGACAGCAGCGCCGAGGCCAGCGTCCTCACCGAACAGGCCATGAAAGAGATGGCCTACTACAATGTGCTATAG
- the IDH2 gene encoding isocitrate dehydrogenase [NADP], mitochondrial, which yields MAGYLRVVRSLCRASGSGPAWAPAALTAPNLQEQPRRHYADKRIKVAKPVVEMDGDEMTRIIWQFIKEKLILPHVDVQLKYFDLGLPNRDQTNDQVTIDSALATQKYSVAVKCATITPDEARVEEFKLKKMWKSPNGTIRNILGGTVFREPIICKNIPRLVPGWTKPITIGRHAHGDQYKATDFVADRAGTFKVVFTPKDGSGAREWEVYNFPAGGVGMGMYNTDESISGFAHSCFQYAIRKKWPLYMSTKNTILKAYDGRFKDIFQEIFEKHYKTEFDKNKIWYEHRLIDDMVAQVLKSSGGFVWACKNYDGDVQSDILAQGFGSLGLMTSVLVCPDGKTIEAEAAHGTVTRHYREHQKGRPTSTNPIASIFAWTRGLEHRGKLDGNQDLMRFAQTLEKVCVETVESGAMTKDLAGCIHGLSNVKLNEHFLNTSDFLDTIKNNLDKALGQQ from the exons ATGGCTGGTTACCTGCGGGTCGTACGCTCGCTCTGCAGAGCCTCCGGCTCCGGGCCGGCCTGGGCACCGGCAGCCCTGACAGCCCCCAACTTGCAAGAGCAGCCGCGGCGCCACT ATGCTGACAAGAGGATCAAGGTGGCGAAGCCAGTGGTGGAGATGGATGGCGATGAGATGACCCGTATCATCTGGCAGTTCATCAAGGAGAAG CTCATCCTGCCCCACGTGGACGTCCAGCTCAAGTATTTTGACCTGGGGCTTCCAAACCGGGACCAGACCAATGATCAGGTCACCATCGACTCAGCGTTGGCCACCCAGAAGTACAGTGTGGCTGTCAAGTGTGCCACCATCACCCCCGATGAGGCCCGTGTGGAAG AGTTCAAGCTGAAGAAGATGTGGAAGAGTCCCAATGGAACCATCCGGAACATCCTTGGGGGGACTGTCTTCCGGGAGCCCATCATCTGTAAAAACATCCCACGCCTCGTGCCTGGCTGGACCAAGCCCATCACCATTGGCAGGCACGCCCACGGCGACCAG TACAAGGCCACAGACTTCGTGGCTGACCGGGCCGGCACGTTCAAGGTGGTCTTCACCCCGAAGGACGGCAGCGGCGCTAGGGAGTGGGAGGTGTACAACTTCCCTGCTGGCGGCGTGGGCATGGGCATGTATAACACGGACGAG tcCATCTCGGGTTTTGCGCACAGCTGCTTCCAATATGCCATCCGGAAGAAGTGGCCGCTGTACATGAGCACCAAGAACACCATTCTGAAAGCCTACGACGGGCGCTTCAAGGACATCTTCCAGGAGATCTTTGAGAA GCACTATAAGACCGAATTCGACAAGAACAAGATCTGGTACGAGCACCGGCTCATTGATGACATGGTGGCTCAGGTCCTCAAGTCTTCAGGTGGCTTTGTGTGGGCCTGCAAGAACTATGACGGAGACGTGCAGTCAGACATCCTGGCCCAGG GCTTTGGTTCCCTTGGCCTGATGACGTCCGTGCTGGTCTGCCCGGATGGGAAGACCATTGAGGCTGAGGCTGCTCATGGGACTGTCACTCGCCACTATCGGGAGCACCAGAAG GGCCGGCCTACCAGCACCAACCCCATTGCCAGCATCTTTGCCTGGACACGTGGCCTAGAGCACCGGGGAAAGTTGGACGGAAACCAAGATCTCATGAG GTTTGCCCAGACCCTGGAGAAGGTGTGTGTCGAGACAGTGGAGAGTGGAGCCATGACCAAGGACCTGGCAGGCTGCATCCACGGCCTCAGCAA TGTGAAGCTGAATGAGCACTTCCTGAACACCTCGGACTTCCTGGACACCATCAAGAACAACCTGGACAAAGCTCTGGGCCAGCAGTAG
- the ZNF710 gene encoding zinc finger protein 710 isoform X2 codes for MEGFMDSGTQTDAVVVLSLAQAAVLGLVSENELFGATISAEAFYPDLGPELSGAALGEPGPPGPDVYQLACNGRALEEPAEEEVLEVEAAFEKHTRRKTRPPVRLVPKVKCEKVEEEEEQEVFEVSVPGDDKDAGPAEALAEVASGGCEALVQSSAVKMIDLSVFSRKPRTLRHLPRTPRPELDVAPYDPHFPDPARDGFPEPSMALPGPEALPAECGFEPPHLAPLSDPEAPTMESPEPVKPEQGFVWQEAGEFEADAAGSTVERHKKAQLDRLDINVQIDDSYLVEAGDRQKRWQCRMCEKSYTSKYNLVTHILGHNGIKPHSCPHCSKLFKQPSHLQTHLLTHQGTRPHKCQVCQKAFTQTSHLKRHMLLHSEVKPYSCHFCGRGFAYPSELKAHEVKHESGRCHVCVECGLDFSTLTQLKRHLASHQGPTLYQCLECDKSFHYRSQLQNHMLKHQNVRPFVCTECGMEFSQIHHLKQHSLTHKGVKEFKCEVCGREFTLQANMKRHMLIHTSVRPYQCHICFKTFVQKQTLKTHMIVHSPVKPFKCKVCGKSFNRMYNLLGHMHLHAGSKPFKCPYCSSKFNLKGNLSRHMKVKHGVMDIGLDSQDPMMELTGPDPSELDSQQEMEDFEENAYAYAGVDSSAEASVLTEQAMKEMAYYNVL; via the exons ATGGAGGGCTTCATGGACTCAGGGACACAGACGGATGCCGTGGTGGTGCTGTCCTTGGCTCAGGCCGCTGTGCTGGGCCTGGTCTCAGAAAATGAGCTCTTTGGAGCTACCATAAGCGCCGAAGCCTTCTACCCAGACCTGGGGCCGGAGCTGTCTGGGGCAGCCCTCGGGGagcctgggcctccggggcctgACGTCTACCAGCTGGCCTGCAACGGGCGGGCCCTGGAGGAGCCAGCagaggaggaggtgctggaggtGGAGGCAGCCTTTGAGAAGCACACCCGGCGGAAGACACGGCCCCCCGTGCGGCTGGTGCCCAAGGTCAAGTGTgagaaagtggaggaggaggaggagcaggaggtcTTCGAGGTGTCCGTGCCTGGTGATGACAAGGATGCAGGTCCAGCAGAGGCCCTGGCTGAGGTGGCCAGTGGCGGCTGCGAAGCCCTGGTGCAGAGCAGCGCCGTCAAGATGATCGACCTCAGCGTCTTCAGCCGCAAGCCCCGGACGCTGCGGCACCTGCCCCGAACCCCGAGGCCAGAGCTGGACGTAGCCCCTTATGACCCCCACTTCCCTGACCCGGCCCGGGATGGCTTCCCTGAGCCCAGCATGGCACTGCCCGGGCCGGAGGCCTTGCCCGCAGAGTGTGGTTTTGAGCCGCCCCACTTGGCCCCGCTGAGCGACCCCGAGGCCCCCACCATGGAGTCCCCGGAGCCCGTGAAGCCGGAGCAGGGCTTTGTGTGGCAGGAGGCAGGCGAGTTCGAGGCGGACGCGGCTGGCTCAACGGTGGAACGCCACAAGAAGGCCCAACTGGACCGGCTGGACATCAACGTGCAGATCGACGACTCGTACCTGGTGGAGGCGGGTGACCGGCAGAAGCGCTGGCAGTGCCGCATGTGTGAGAAGTCCTACACTTCCAAGTACAACCTGGTGACGCACATCCTGGGCCACAACGGCATCAAGCCGCACTCGTGCCCGCACTGCAGCAAGCTCTTCAAGCAGCCCAGCCACTTGCAGACGCACCTGCTGACGCACCAGGGCACCCGGCCCCACAAGTGCCAGGTGTGCCAGAAGGCCTTCACTCAGACCAGCCACCTCAAGCGCCACATGCTGCTGCACTCAGAGGTCAAGCCCTACAGCTGCCACTTCTGTGGCCGCGGCTTTGCCTACCCCAGCGAGCTCAAGGCCCACGAAGTGAAGCACGAGAGCGGCCGCTGCCACGTCTGCGTCGAGTGTGGCCTGGACTTCTCCACCCTGACCCAGCTCAAGCGCCACCTGGCCTCCCACCAGGGCCCCACCCTCTACCAGTGCCTCGAGTGCGACAAGTCCTTCCACTACCGCAGCCAGCTGCAGAACCACATGCTCAAGCACCAGAACGTGCGGCCCTTCGTGTGCACGGAGTGCGGCATGGAGTTCAGCCAGATTCACCACCTCAAGCAGCACTCGCTCACCCACAAG GGTGTGAAGGAGTTCAAGTGCGAGGTGTGCGGCCGGGAGTTCACCCTGCAGGCGAACATGAAGCGGCACATGCTGATCCACACCAGCGTTCGGCCCTACCAGTGCCACATCTGCTTCAAGACCTTCGTGCAGAAGCAGACCCTCAAGACCCACATGATTGTACACTCGCCCGTGAAGCCATTCAAATGCAAG GTGTGTGGGAAGTCCTTCAACCGCATGTACAACCTGCTGGGCCATATGCACCTGCACGCGGGCAGCAAACCCTTCAAGTGCCCCTACTGCTCCAGCAAGTTTAACCTCAAGGGCAATCTGAGCCGGCACATGAAGGTCAAGCACGGCGTCATGGACATCGGCCTGGACAGCCAAG ACCCCATGATGGAGCTGACCGGCCCCGACCCCTCCGAGCTCGACAGCCAGCAGGAGATGGAGGACTTCGAGGAGAACGCCTACGCCTACGCCGGCGTGGACAGCAGCGCCGAGGCCAGCGTCCTCACCGAACAGGCCATGAAAGAGATGGCCTACTACAATGTGCTATAG